A window from Balearica regulorum gibbericeps isolate bBalReg1 chromosome 1, bBalReg1.pri, whole genome shotgun sequence encodes these proteins:
- the CHRM2 gene encoding muscarinic acetylcholine receptor M2 isoform X2 produces the protein MNNSTYINSSTENVMALDSPYKTVEVVFIVLVAGSLSLVTIIGNILVMVSIKVNRHLQTVNNYFLFSLACADLIIGIFSMNLYTLYTVIGYWPLGPVVCDLWLALDYVVSNASVMNLLIISFDRYFCVTKPLTYPVKRTTKMAGMMIAAAWVLSFILWAPAILFWQFIVGGRTVPDGDCYIQFFSNAAVTFGTAIAAFYLPVIIMTVLYWQISRASKSRIKKGKKEAAQNQDTASPSLVQGKIVKPNNNNIPTSGDGLEHSKIQNGKTTGETVTENCVQGEEKESSNDSTSVSVVASNIKEDEAAKDARQASASQDHLKVENSKLTCIRIVTKSQKGDCCAPTNTTVEIVGTNGEEKQNSVARKIVKMTKQPAKKKPPPSREKKVTRTILAILLAFIITWTPYNVMVLINSFCTSCIPGTVWTIGYWLCYINSTINPACYALCNATFKKTFKHLLMCHYKNIGATR, from the coding sequence atgaatAACTCAACGTACATAAACTCTTCCACTGAAAATGTGATGGCTCTGGACAGCCCCTATAAAACTGTTGAAGTGGTCTTCATCGTCCTGGTAGCAGGGTCTCTCAGTCTAGTCACCATAATTGGGAACATCCTGGTTATGGTATCAATCAAAGTCAACAGGCACCTACAGACTGTCAACAACTATTTCCTGTTCAGCTTGGCCTGCGCTGACTTGATCATCGGCATCTTTTCTATGAACCTGTATACCCTCTACACTGTGATAGGCTACTGGCCCTTAGGGCCTGTGGTGTGCGACCTCTGGCTGGCTCTTGACTATGTGGTCAGCAATGCCTCTGTAATGAACCTCCTCATTATCAGCTTTGACAGATACTTTTGTGTCACCAAGCCTCTGACATATCCTGTAAAGCGGACCACTAAGATGGCAGGCATGATGATCGCAGCTGCGTGGGTGCTGTCCTTCATCCTGTGGGCCCCTGCAATTCTCTTCTGGCAGTTCATTGTGGGAGGAAGGACTGTCCCAGACGGGGATTGCTACATCCAGTTTTTTTCCAACGCTGCTGTCACTTTTGGCACTGCCATTGCAGCCTTCTATTTGCCTGTTATCATCATGACTGTCCTTTACTGGCAAATCTCTCGAGCCAGTAAGAGTCGaataaagaaagggaaaaaggaagctGCCCAAAACCAAGATACAGCTTCCCCCAGCCTTGTCCAAGGTAAAATAGTGAAACCAAACAATAACAACATCCCAACCAGTGGGGATGGGTTGGAGCACAGCAAAATTCAGAATGGAAAAACCACTGGAGAGACTGTGACAGAGAACTGTGTtcaaggggaggagaaggagagctCAAATGACTCCACCTCTGTCAGCGTGGTTGCTTCCAACATAAAAGAGGATGAAGCTGCCAAAGATGCTAGACAGGCTTCTGCCTCCCAAGACCATCTCAAAGTGGAGAACTCCAAGCTGACATGCATCAGGATAGTCACCAAGTCCCAAAAGGGTGACTGCTGTGCCCCCACCAACACTACTGTGGAGATAGTAGGCACcaatggggaggagaagcagaatAGCGTAGCCCGGAAAATTGTCAAGATGACAAAGCAGCCAGCCAAAAAGAAACCACCTCCttctagagagaaaaaagtgacaAGGACTATTTTGGCCATTCTTCTGGCCTTCATCATCACCTGGACCCCCTACAATGTGATGGTGCTCATCAATAGCTTCTGCACATCCTGCATCCCCGGCACTGTATGGACCATAGGTTATTGGCTCTGTTATATCAACAGCACCATCAACCCTGCTTGTTATGCGCTCTGCAATGCTACTTTCAAGAAGACCTTTAAGCACCTTCTTATGTGTCATTACAAGAATATAGGAGCTACAAGGTAA
- the CHRM2 gene encoding muscarinic acetylcholine receptor M2 isoform X1, whose translation MNNSTYINSSTENVMALDSPYKTVEVVFIVLVAGSLSLVTIIGNILVMVSIKVNRHLQTVNNYFLFSLACADLIIGIFSMNLYTLYTVIGYWPLGPVVCDLWLALDYVVSNASVMNLLIISFDRYFCVTKPLTYPVKRTTKMAGMMIAAAWVLSFILWAPAILFWQFIVGGRTVPDGDCYIQFFSNAAVTFGTAIAAFYLPVIIMTVLYWQISRASKSRIKKGKKEAAQNQDTASPSLVQGKIVKPNNNNIPTSGDGLEHSKIQNGKTTGETVTENCVQGEEKESSNDSTSVSVVASNIKEDEAAKDARQASASQDHLKVENSKLTCIRIVTKSQKGDCCAPTNTTVEIVGTNGEEKQNSVARKIVKMTKQPAKKKPPPSREKKVTRTILAILLAFIITWTPYNVMVLINSFCTSCIPGTVWTIGYWLCYINSTINPACYALCNATFKKTFKHLLMCHYKNIGATRFHFPSE comes from the exons atgaatAACTCAACGTACATAAACTCTTCCACTGAAAATGTGATGGCTCTGGACAGCCCCTATAAAACTGTTGAAGTGGTCTTCATCGTCCTGGTAGCAGGGTCTCTCAGTCTAGTCACCATAATTGGGAACATCCTGGTTATGGTATCAATCAAAGTCAACAGGCACCTACAGACTGTCAACAACTATTTCCTGTTCAGCTTGGCCTGCGCTGACTTGATCATCGGCATCTTTTCTATGAACCTGTATACCCTCTACACTGTGATAGGCTACTGGCCCTTAGGGCCTGTGGTGTGCGACCTCTGGCTGGCTCTTGACTATGTGGTCAGCAATGCCTCTGTAATGAACCTCCTCATTATCAGCTTTGACAGATACTTTTGTGTCACCAAGCCTCTGACATATCCTGTAAAGCGGACCACTAAGATGGCAGGCATGATGATCGCAGCTGCGTGGGTGCTGTCCTTCATCCTGTGGGCCCCTGCAATTCTCTTCTGGCAGTTCATTGTGGGAGGAAGGACTGTCCCAGACGGGGATTGCTACATCCAGTTTTTTTCCAACGCTGCTGTCACTTTTGGCACTGCCATTGCAGCCTTCTATTTGCCTGTTATCATCATGACTGTCCTTTACTGGCAAATCTCTCGAGCCAGTAAGAGTCGaataaagaaagggaaaaaggaagctGCCCAAAACCAAGATACAGCTTCCCCCAGCCTTGTCCAAGGTAAAATAGTGAAACCAAACAATAACAACATCCCAACCAGTGGGGATGGGTTGGAGCACAGCAAAATTCAGAATGGAAAAACCACTGGAGAGACTGTGACAGAGAACTGTGTtcaaggggaggagaaggagagctCAAATGACTCCACCTCTGTCAGCGTGGTTGCTTCCAACATAAAAGAGGATGAAGCTGCCAAAGATGCTAGACAGGCTTCTGCCTCCCAAGACCATCTCAAAGTGGAGAACTCCAAGCTGACATGCATCAGGATAGTCACCAAGTCCCAAAAGGGTGACTGCTGTGCCCCCACCAACACTACTGTGGAGATAGTAGGCACcaatggggaggagaagcagaatAGCGTAGCCCGGAAAATTGTCAAGATGACAAAGCAGCCAGCCAAAAAGAAACCACCTCCttctagagagaaaaaagtgacaAGGACTATTTTGGCCATTCTTCTGGCCTTCATCATCACCTGGACCCCCTACAATGTGATGGTGCTCATCAATAGCTTCTGCACATCCTGCATCCCCGGCACTGTATGGACCATAGGTTATTGGCTCTGTTATATCAACAGCACCATCAACCCTGCTTGTTATGCGCTCTGCAATGCTACTTTCAAGAAGACCTTTAAGCACCTTCTTATGTGTCATTACAAGAATATAGGAGCTACAAG GTTTCACTTCCCTTCTGAGTGA